A single genomic interval of Helianthus annuus cultivar XRQ/B chromosome 13, HanXRQr2.0-SUNRISE, whole genome shotgun sequence harbors:
- the LOC118485443 gene encoding uncharacterized protein LOC118485443, with translation MGRSRQQFPARHPLPSDLRYSDHHSPHTPVTEKYGERKMRRWRRRRWSFSPTHFRMMLMMMVVTTAAVSPPSTTVGAGGSGGGCFQLGFGYRAPDSLAQILVTFKRVSSVSRVSFQVLCNPVRVLGQS, from the exons ATGGGGAGGAGCCGGCAACAATTTCCGGCGAGACACCCTCTCCCCTCTGATCTTCGTTATTCCGACCACCACAGTCCTCACACACCTGTGACAGAGAAGTACGGAGAGAGAAAGATGAGGCGGTGGAGGCGGCGACGGTGGAGCTTTTCACCGACACATTTTCGG atgatgttgatgatgatggtggtgacgACGGCGGCTGTGTCGCCACCGTCTACGACGGTGGGCgctggtggcagtggtggtggttgtTTTCAGCTCGGGTTCGGGTATAGGGCTCCGGATTCGTTAGCTCAGATTCTGGTCACGTTTAAGCGGGTCAGCTCAGTTAGTCGGGTCTCTTTTCAAGTTCTGTGCAACCCGGTTCGGGTTCTGGGTCAAAGCTAG